One window of the Salvelinus fontinalis isolate EN_2023a chromosome 2, ASM2944872v1, whole genome shotgun sequence genome contains the following:
- the LOC129868709 gene encoding avidin-related protein 3-like, with amino-acid sequence MKSFVAKYISVHAVILGLLLPQAIPCNVTGVWRNELGSVLDIEAVGSELRGLYQSAVETAPGVTGPEQQAKLLGVTSNRGLRTSVAFSVLWEAGSCSAWVGQCFQLPDGKRVLKTLWMLRSVASCPADNWKSTRMGEDTFIFIA; translated from the exons ATGAAGAGTTTTGTTGCAAAGTATATCAGTGTCCATGCTGTGATTTTGGGACTGCTGCTACCTCAG GCAATCCCATGCAATGTGACGGGAGTGTGGCGAAATGAGCTGGGCTCTGTGCTTGATATTGAGGCGGTCGGTTCTGAGCTCCGAGGCCTTTATCAGAGTGCAGTGGAGACTGCTCCAGGAGTCACGGGTCCAGAACAACAGGCCAAGTTACTGGGTGTGACTAGTAATCGGGGTCTGCGAACCTCTGTGGCTTTCTCTGTGTTATGGGAGGCAG GTTCCTGTAGCgcttgggttggtcagtgtttccaacTGCCTGATGGGAAGCGAGTGCTGAAGACCCTGTGGATGCTGCGCTCTGTGGCTTCATGCCCTGCAGACAACTGGAAGAGTACCAG GATGGGAGAGGACACTTTCATCTTCATTGCCTGA